A window from Chitinophaga filiformis encodes these proteins:
- a CDS encoding DUF6046 domain-containing protein codes for MAISFNVQKIFKDTWGYNPAVFDVDAQNIIRQPQQSSKMANYFGRDLSGRSYFMPVKLGQVDLPNPVIKVTNKKTIVETALVGRIGTVKELIGQEDYKINIKGIIIMEDSTYPEDMIATIHELYSRNTSLTISSALTNIFLTDNNSVVITDISWPEIAGVQNVKTYEMNLLSDRPFELILK; via the coding sequence ATGGCAATTAGTTTTAACGTACAAAAAATTTTCAAAGACACGTGGGGGTACAACCCCGCGGTCTTTGATGTAGACGCTCAGAATATTATCCGCCAGCCGCAGCAGTCGTCAAAGATGGCCAATTACTTCGGCAGGGATCTTTCGGGCCGCTCTTATTTCATGCCTGTGAAACTCGGGCAAGTGGACCTTCCCAACCCGGTGATCAAGGTCACCAATAAGAAAACGATCGTAGAAACGGCCCTGGTAGGTCGTATAGGTACGGTAAAAGAACTGATAGGGCAGGAAGATTATAAGATCAATATCAAAGGGATCATCATTATGGAGGACAGCACCTACCCGGAAGATATGATCGCTACCATCCATGAGCTTTACAGCAGGAACACCAGTTTAACGATCAGCAGCGCATTAACGAATATTTTCCTGACGGATAACAATAGTGTGGTGATCACAGATATCAGCTGGCCGGAAATAGCAGGCGTGCAGAATGTGAAAACATATGAAATGAACCTGCTGAGTGACAGACCATTTGAACTAATACTTAAATAG